From Pseudoramibacter sp.:
AGAGTTTGAGCAGATTGCGTCTTTCGACGGACATGGTTTCCGGCATGGTCAAAATGACTTTGTAGCCCTTGGATGCGCCGATGGCCGCGAGGCCGATCCCGGTGTTCCCCGAAGTCGGTTCGATGATGGTAGAGCCCGGTTTGAGCTGTCCTTTGGCTTCTGCGTCGTTGATCATGGCCAGGGCGATCCGGTCTTTGACCGAACCCGCCGGGTTGAAGTATTCCAGTTTGGTGATGACGTGGGCATCCAGATTTTCGGATGCTTCGATATGGGTAAGTTCAAACAGCGGGGTATGCCCCACTAAATCTGATAAATTTTTATAGACTTTTGACATTGATTTTTCCTCCAAAGACTGTGTCTTTTATTTGACTGCTTTAAATGCGGTATCCAGTGCGTCGATCAAATCGTCCACATTTTCGATCCCGATGGAAAGTCTGATAGTGTTCGGCTTGATGCCCTGATCCAGAAGTTCGGCTTCGTTGAGCTGAGAATGAGTTGTGGATGCTGGATGGATGACCAGAGATTTCACGTCCGCGACGTTGGCTAACAGCGAGAAGATCGGTAAATTGTCGATGAAATCCATCGCGGTCTTGTCGTCCCCTTTGATTTCAAAGGTGAAGATGGAGCCGCCGCCGTTCGGGAAGTACTTGTCATACAGGTAATGACTTGGTTCGCTTTCCAGTGACGGATGGTGCACCGCTTCGACCTGGGGATGATTCTTCAGGTAGTCGACGACTTTCAGCGCGTTCTGAACGTGGCGTTCCACACGCAGAGACAAGGTTTCAAGGCCCTGCAGGAACAGGAAGGCGTGGAACGGTGAGAGGGTTGCGCCCTGATCTCTCAATAAAATCGCGCGGATATAGGTGGCAAAGGCTGCCGGACCTGCGGCGTCGGCAAAGCTGATGCCGTGGTAGGACGGGTCGGGTTCGGAGATCCATGGATAACGGCCGCTGGCTTTCCAGTCGAAGCTGCCGCCGTCGACAACGACGCCGCCGATGGCTGTGCCGTGGCCGCCGATGAATTTCGTTGCGGAGTGAACCACGATGTCGGCGCCGTATTCAAAAGGTCTGACTAAGAACGGTGTTGCGAACGTGTTGTCGATGACCAATGGAATGTTGTGGCGATGTGCGATTTCCGCCCATTTTTCGATGTCGATGATGTTGGAATTCGGATTCCCTAAGGTTTCAGCGTAAAGGGCCTGGGTGTTGTCGTCGATGGCGCCTTCGATTTCGTCGTAATTGTAGGGGTCGACCCATTTGCCGGTGACGCCGAAATGCGGCAAGGTGTGTTCCAGCAGGTTGTAGGTGCCGCCGTAAACGGTCTTCGCAGCGACGATGTTCTGACCTTCGTGGGCCAAAGCTTCAATCGTGTAAGTAATGGCTGCAGAACCCGATGCCGTCGCCAGTCCTGCGGAGCCGCCTTCCAATGCGGCGATGCGTTTTTCAAAAACGTCGACGGTGGAGTTCGTCAGACGGCCGTAGATATTGCCGGCGTCTCTCAAACCGAAGCGGTCTGC
This genomic window contains:
- a CDS encoding O-acetylhomoserine aminocarboxypropyltransferase/cysteine synthase family protein, with the protein product MSYKFETLQLHVGQEQPDPATDSRAVPIYATTSYVFRNSKHAADRFGLRDAGNIYGRLTNSTVDVFEKRIAALEGGSAGLATASGSAAITYTIEALAHEGQNIVAAKTVYGGTYNLLEHTLPHFGVTGKWVDPYNYDEIEGAIDDNTQALYAETLGNPNSNIIDIEKWAEIAHRHNIPLVIDNTFATPFLVRPFEYGADIVVHSATKFIGGHGTAIGGVVVDGGSFDWKASGRYPWISEPDPSYHGISFADAAGPAAFATYIRAILLRDQGATLSPFHAFLFLQGLETLSLRVERHVQNALKVVDYLKNHPQVEAVHHPSLESEPSHYLYDKYFPNGGGSIFTFEIKGDDKTAMDFIDNLPIFSLLANVADVKSLVIHPASTTHSQLNEAELLDQGIKPNTIRLSIGIENVDDLIDALDTAFKAVK